Below is a window of Tolypothrix bouteillei VB521301 DNA.
CGACGTAACATTTCCGGCTTAATCCGACGCAAAGCTGATGCTGGAAATCGTTGATCCCAGTCTCGATCTGATATTTCCGCCAATTCTACCAGCTTTGGTGCAACATTCCCAGGGTATGGCTGAAACTCTGACACATCTGTTTCTTTGGCAAAACGCTGATTCCAAGGACAAACGTCTTGGCAAATATCGCAACCTGCAACCCAGCCATGGAAATTAGATTTTACTTCCTCAGGTAATTCTTCATTCCGATTTTCAATCGTATGGTAAGCGATGCATAGGTTAGCGTCGAGCACAAATGGCTTTGTAATAGCACTTGTGGGACAGGCGTCGATACAACGAGTGCAATTTCCGCAGTGTTGGGTGTGGGGGCGATCGCATTCCAACTCTAGATTTGTCAGTACCTCTCCCAAAAAAACCCAAGAACCGTATTCGCGAGTAATAACGTTACCATTTTTAGCAATCCAACCTATTCCAGCTTGTTGCGCCCATACTTTATCTTGAATCGGACCAGTATCTGCATAATAACGGGCTTGCACTGTCTCCGAGCCTTCTTGCAGCCACATTGTTAAAGCTTTCAGTTTTTTATGCATGACCTTGTGGTAGTCCCTTCCCCAAGCGTACCGGGAAATTTTGGCATACTCTTGTCCCTCAGGGCGCTGGTATGGAGTGTAGTAGTTGAGAGCAACACAAATTACGGAACGGACTTCTGGCATAACACTAAAAATATCCTGACGCTTGGGGTTAGTCATCCATTCCATGTCCGCGTGATAACCCAACGCCAGCCATGCTCTTAACCTCTGAATTTCCGTACTTTCAACCCCGGTTACAGCAGCAATACCCACTTTATGAAATCCCAAACTCAGGGCTTTCTCCTTAATCGAACTGCTACTTGTTCCTGGGGATCGATTCATTTATCTTATCTAGAGATTGCCACAGGCTTTGCTTCTCTAGCATACATGAGACAGGCAATACCCCTATTTATTTTTTCTACCGATCGTATATGTAAATTTTATTTGCAGATTGTAAAGAAATAATGCATGATGTAAATCAAGAGGCAACACAACAGATATAAGCCTCACACACAACAGCAGCTTACTAACTCAATCGACTGTGGTGCCATTATGACATTCTCTACAGATTCAGCAAAAAGCAGCTTCTATAGCGATTTGAACTACAGCACTCAAACTAGTGATGCTGTTTCCTCCTCCATTGTTGTATTCAAGAGCTTAAATATAGATGACCAGCTAGCAGTACTTTGGTATGCTTACGTCGAAATGGGTCGTTCCATCACACCAGCAGCCACTGGTGTAGCGCGTTTACAGTTAGCAGAAGGTTTATTAGAGCAAATTAAGCAAATGTCTCATACCGAACAGTTGCAGGTAATGCGTGACCTGGCTGGAAAAAGAGACACACAAGTTTCCCGCTCTTACGGTATTTTAAGCAATAACACTAAGTTAGCTTTCTGGTACGAGCTATCAGAATTGATGGTAAAAGGTTTTGTAGTGCCCATGCCTCCAGGTTACCAGCTTTCTCGAGATGGTGCAAAGGTATTAGAAGCTCTCAAGCAACTAGACTTCGGTCAGCAAATTACAGTTTTCCGTAAAGTTGTAGCAGACATGGGCGTAGATCCCCTAGCTGACTAATTCAGAAACATACTCCCAACCTTCCTGTTTCGTTCCCTATAACCACTTTGGGGAACGATTTTTTAGGAGTCAATGGCTAATGGCTAGTAGTGAGCCATTAGCCATTAGCCACTAGCCATTAGCCATTAGCCACTAGCCATTAGCCATTAGCCACTAGCCATTAGCCATTAGCCATTAGCCATTAGCCACTAGCCATTAGCCATTAGCCATTAGCCACTAGCCATTAGCCATTAGCCATTAGCCATTAGCCACTAGCCATTAGCCATTAGCCATTAGCCATTAGCCATTAGCCATTAGCCATTAGCCAACTTCTATCTATAGATTGATTTATCCCCCTATAAGTAAATACCTCAAAAGCGGCTTTCATAAACAACTACTATTTTCTTCAATTTAATAATTAAGCCATACGCTACAGGTATATCTATGACTGCTGCTAAATCCACATCTACAGAGGTTAGCAAACAACTTCACATTGAAGGAGTTACAGAGCCAACTATATTGCGCTATTTTCAAGCTTTAAATTCGGCAGAGTTTGAAGCAACTGCTGCTTTGTTCGCAGAAGATGGTGTTATGCATCCTCCTTTTGAATCTGGTATCGTAGGGCGAGATGCGATCGCTCGTTACTTACAACAGGAGGCTCAAGGTGTGACCGCCGAGCCTCGTGAAGGCATTTCCGAAGCACTGAATGAGGAGCAAATTCAGTTTCAAGTGACGGGTAAAGCACAAACATCTTGGTGCGGTGTTAATGTTATGTGGTTTTTTACCCTC
It encodes the following:
- the queG gene encoding tRNA epoxyqueuosine(34) reductase QueG, which produces MNRSPGTSSSSIKEKALSLGFHKVGIAAVTGVESTEIQRLRAWLALGYHADMEWMTNPKRQDIFSVMPEVRSVICVALNYYTPYQRPEGQEYAKISRYAWGRDYHKVMHKKLKALTMWLQEGSETVQARYYADTGPIQDKVWAQQAGIGWIAKNGNVITREYGSWVFLGEVLTNLELECDRPHTQHCGNCTRCIDACPTSAITKPFVLDANLCIAYHTIENRNEELPEEVKSNFHGWVAGCDICQDVCPWNQRFAKETDVSEFQPYPGNVAPKLVELAEISDRDWDQRFPASALRRIKPEMLRRNSRVNLDALKNKDEG
- a CDS encoding orange carotenoid protein N-terminal domain-containing protein, which gives rise to MTFSTDSAKSSFYSDLNYSTQTSDAVSSSIVVFKSLNIDDQLAVLWYAYVEMGRSITPAATGVARLQLAEGLLEQIKQMSHTEQLQVMRDLAGKRDTQVSRSYGILSNNTKLAFWYELSELMVKGFVVPMPPGYQLSRDGAKVLEALKQLDFGQQITVFRKVVADMGVDPLAD
- a CDS encoding nuclear transport factor 2 family protein translates to MTAAKSTSTEVSKQLHIEGVTEPTILRYFQALNSAEFEATAALFAEDGVMHPPFESGIVGRDAIARYLQQEAQGVTAEPREGISEALNEEQIQFQVTGKAQTSWCGVNVMWFFTLNQQRQIVYTKIKLLASPQELLALQKS